The proteins below are encoded in one region of Drosophila santomea strain STO CAGO 1482 chromosome 3R, Prin_Dsan_1.1, whole genome shotgun sequence:
- the LOC120453716 gene encoding facilitated trehalose transporter Tret1-2 homolog isoform X1, with product MQLCSRRTRWQLLSTLILCIMALAQGISLGWFSPTLPTLISDNSPIGKPIDISEVKWIGAAFGIGCLFCNLVICVPVSYFGIKKCMYFVPLPNIINWILIYFASKSAYFYVCRVLLGFSGGTLVVCFPVFIAEVSDNSIRGTLGSIFMMTLCSGITVGFVLVYCLSYHVLPCVVIVLPILYLCLIIPLPEPPQDLLKRGHEEKAEKSFCFYKNFSKDPAEQEDIKAEFVDLRNKVLASGISEKFTRADFFNKVSGRAFGLIAVLLVSNQLSGSFAIFNYASTIFEQLGSRMEPNLCGIFLGVLQVLGLISAVFLVDRVGRRRLLIPSLAGVGMAELGVGLLKSFASQEFLDRNGWIGLTLMGIVSYTVSVGIVALTFVIIVELLPLKIRAPGISISMCGLSVTIFIALMVYPVLINDFGLHVTMFISAGFCLLGLVVLGIFLPETRG from the exons ATGCAACTCTGTAGCAGACGCACCCGCTGGCAGTTGCTTTCCACCCTGATAT TGTGCATTATGGCATTGGCTCAAGGAATATCCCTAGGATGGTTCTCGCCCACTCTGCCCACTCTCATATCCGACAACAGTCCAATTGGAAAACCAATTGACATCAGCGAGGTGAAGTG GATCGGTGCCGCTTTTGGAATTGGGTGTCTGTTTTGCAATTTGGTAATTTGCGTACCGGTCTCGTATTTCGGAATTAAGAAGTGCATGTACTTCGTGCCCCTACCAAATATC ATCAATTGGATCCTAATCTACTTCGCAAGCAAATCCGCATATTTTTATGTGTGTCGTGTACTTTTGGGATTTTCTGGTGGCACTTTGGTGGTTTGCTTTCCTGTATTTATCGCGGAAGTATCTGATAATAG CATTCGTGGCACTCTAGGCTCTATTTTTATGATGACCCTTTGTAGTGGCATAACGGTGGGATTTGTATTGGTCTATTGCCTATCCTACCATGTGCTTCCGTGCGTCGTCATAGTCCTGCCAATTCTATATTTGTGCCTCATCATTCCCCTTCCTGAGCCGCCACAAGACTTACTGAAACGGGGCCATGAAGAAAAGGCCGAAAagtctttttgtttttacaaaaatttctCGAAGGATCCAGCCGAACAGGAAGATATTAAAGCTGAATTTGTAGACTTGCGAAATAAAGTTCTCGCCAGCGGCATATCAGAGAAGTTTACTCGTGCAGATTTCT TTAACAAGGTCTCAGGAAGAGCATTTGGGCTAATCGCTGTTTTGCTGGTCTCCAATCAATTGTCGGGATCTTTTGCCATCTTCAACTATGCGTCGACCATCTTCGAGCAGCTCGGTAGCAGGATGGAACCTAATTTATGCGGCATATTTCTGGGTGTTTTGCAGGTTTTGGGATTGATCAGCGCCGTTTTCCTGGTAGACCGAGTGGGTCGTCGACGCCTTTTGATCCCATCGCTGGCCGGAGTGGGTATGGCGGAGCTGGGTGTGGGTCTATTGAAGTCCTTTGCCTCACAGGAATTCTTAGACCGCAATGGTTGGATTGGACTAACACTAATGGGCATTGTGTCTTACACGGTGTCAGTGGGCATAGTGGCTCTCACATTTGTCATCATAGTTGAGCTTCTGCCCTTAAAG ATCCGCGCCCCTGGCATCTCCATCAGTATGTGCGGACTCAGTGTCACCATATTCATTGCGCTCATGGTTTATCCCGTCCTGATCAACGATTTTGGATTGCATGTCACAATGTTTATTTCTGCGGGTTTTTGCCTACTTGGCTTAGTAGTTCTGGGAATCTTTTTGCCTGAGACCAGGGGCTAG
- the LOC120453716 gene encoding sugar transporter ERD6-like 6 isoform X3 gives MQLCSRRTRWQLLSTLILCIMALAQGISLGWFSPTLPTLISDNSPIGKPIDISEVKWIGAAFGIGCLFCNLVICVPVSYFGIKKCMYFVPLPNIINWILIYFASKSAYFYVCRVLLGFSGGTLVVCFPVFIAEVSDNSIRGTLGSIFMMTLCSGITVGFVLVYCLSYHVLPCVVIVLPILYLCLIIPLPEPPQDLLKRGHEEKAEKSFCFYKNFSKDPAEQEDIKAEFVDLRNKVLASGISEKFTRADFFVGIFCHLQLCVDHLRAAR, from the exons ATGCAACTCTGTAGCAGACGCACCCGCTGGCAGTTGCTTTCCACCCTGATAT TGTGCATTATGGCATTGGCTCAAGGAATATCCCTAGGATGGTTCTCGCCCACTCTGCCCACTCTCATATCCGACAACAGTCCAATTGGAAAACCAATTGACATCAGCGAGGTGAAGTG GATCGGTGCCGCTTTTGGAATTGGGTGTCTGTTTTGCAATTTGGTAATTTGCGTACCGGTCTCGTATTTCGGAATTAAGAAGTGCATGTACTTCGTGCCCCTACCAAATATC ATCAATTGGATCCTAATCTACTTCGCAAGCAAATCCGCATATTTTTATGTGTGTCGTGTACTTTTGGGATTTTCTGGTGGCACTTTGGTGGTTTGCTTTCCTGTATTTATCGCGGAAGTATCTGATAATAG CATTCGTGGCACTCTAGGCTCTATTTTTATGATGACCCTTTGTAGTGGCATAACGGTGGGATTTGTATTGGTCTATTGCCTATCCTACCATGTGCTTCCGTGCGTCGTCATAGTCCTGCCAATTCTATATTTGTGCCTCATCATTCCCCTTCCTGAGCCGCCACAAGACTTACTGAAACGGGGCCATGAAGAAAAGGCCGAAAagtctttttgtttttacaaaaatttctCGAAGGATCCAGCCGAACAGGAAGATATTAAAGCTGAATTTGTAGACTTGCGAAATAAAGTTCTCGCCAGCGGCATATCAGAGAAGTTTACTCGTGCAGATTTCT TTGTCGGGATCTTTTGCCATCTTCAACTATGCGTCGACCATCTTCGAGCAGCTCGGTAG
- the LOC120453716 gene encoding facilitated trehalose transporter Tret1 isoform X2: MALAQGISLGWFSPTLPTLISDNSPIGKPIDISEVKWIGAAFGIGCLFCNLVICVPVSYFGIKKCMYFVPLPNIINWILIYFASKSAYFYVCRVLLGFSGGTLVVCFPVFIAEVSDNSIRGTLGSIFMMTLCSGITVGFVLVYCLSYHVLPCVVIVLPILYLCLIIPLPEPPQDLLKRGHEEKAEKSFCFYKNFSKDPAEQEDIKAEFVDLRNKVLASGISEKFTRADFFNKVSGRAFGLIAVLLVSNQLSGSFAIFNYASTIFEQLGSRMEPNLCGIFLGVLQVLGLISAVFLVDRVGRRRLLIPSLAGVGMAELGVGLLKSFASQEFLDRNGWIGLTLMGIVSYTVSVGIVALTFVIIVELLPLKIRAPGISISMCGLSVTIFIALMVYPVLINDFGLHVTMFISAGFCLLGLVVLGIFLPETRG, translated from the exons ATGGCATTGGCTCAAGGAATATCCCTAGGATGGTTCTCGCCCACTCTGCCCACTCTCATATCCGACAACAGTCCAATTGGAAAACCAATTGACATCAGCGAGGTGAAGTG GATCGGTGCCGCTTTTGGAATTGGGTGTCTGTTTTGCAATTTGGTAATTTGCGTACCGGTCTCGTATTTCGGAATTAAGAAGTGCATGTACTTCGTGCCCCTACCAAATATC ATCAATTGGATCCTAATCTACTTCGCAAGCAAATCCGCATATTTTTATGTGTGTCGTGTACTTTTGGGATTTTCTGGTGGCACTTTGGTGGTTTGCTTTCCTGTATTTATCGCGGAAGTATCTGATAATAG CATTCGTGGCACTCTAGGCTCTATTTTTATGATGACCCTTTGTAGTGGCATAACGGTGGGATTTGTATTGGTCTATTGCCTATCCTACCATGTGCTTCCGTGCGTCGTCATAGTCCTGCCAATTCTATATTTGTGCCTCATCATTCCCCTTCCTGAGCCGCCACAAGACTTACTGAAACGGGGCCATGAAGAAAAGGCCGAAAagtctttttgtttttacaaaaatttctCGAAGGATCCAGCCGAACAGGAAGATATTAAAGCTGAATTTGTAGACTTGCGAAATAAAGTTCTCGCCAGCGGCATATCAGAGAAGTTTACTCGTGCAGATTTCT TTAACAAGGTCTCAGGAAGAGCATTTGGGCTAATCGCTGTTTTGCTGGTCTCCAATCAATTGTCGGGATCTTTTGCCATCTTCAACTATGCGTCGACCATCTTCGAGCAGCTCGGTAGCAGGATGGAACCTAATTTATGCGGCATATTTCTGGGTGTTTTGCAGGTTTTGGGATTGATCAGCGCCGTTTTCCTGGTAGACCGAGTGGGTCGTCGACGCCTTTTGATCCCATCGCTGGCCGGAGTGGGTATGGCGGAGCTGGGTGTGGGTCTATTGAAGTCCTTTGCCTCACAGGAATTCTTAGACCGCAATGGTTGGATTGGACTAACACTAATGGGCATTGTGTCTTACACGGTGTCAGTGGGCATAGTGGCTCTCACATTTGTCATCATAGTTGAGCTTCTGCCCTTAAAG ATCCGCGCCCCTGGCATCTCCATCAGTATGTGCGGACTCAGTGTCACCATATTCATTGCGCTCATGGTTTATCCCGTCCTGATCAACGATTTTGGATTGCATGTCACAATGTTTATTTCTGCGGGTTTTTGCCTACTTGGCTTAGTAGTTCTGGGAATCTTTTTGCCTGAGACCAGGGGCTAG
- the LOC120453715 gene encoding facilitated trehalose transporter Tret1 isoform X2: MTFDSSPPQKLSVFSARYRWQFIATMTVHIMTLTHGIAVGWLSPSLRLLGSDESPLGDPLTITQASWVGSLIGLGSLTGNIIFGLLLDRLGRKVCMYFLAIPNMIYWILIYSAQDVTYLYAGRFLAGMSGGGCYVVLPIFIAEIADNSVRGALSSMAMMFVSIGMMVGFTLASYLSYKLMPCIIVALPVVFMLAIIGLSETPQYLLRRGRDDQAEKSFYFYKNLTPPTSSDKEASKHDAAKIEFDTFRLQVLSGGVTESISWRDFINVPTLKIFGLIFVLIICNQLSGSFAIFNYTSHIFAELGNNLDPNTSTIVVGAAQLVGIFSAVVLVDRLGRRVLLLTSMGGMGLGELSIALLKCFASEEFLNQNGWLPLLIMCLVVSIASLGVIALIFIIIIELLPAKIRSIGTSLSMATFSGFIFVALKIYPTMIYDQGLAATMFMSAGMCLFGFIVLGLFLPETKGKLMTH, translated from the exons ATGACTTTTGATTCAAGTCCACCGCAGAAGTTGAGTGTTTTTAGTGCGCGGTACCGATGGCAATTTATTGCCACCATGACGG TGCATATTATGACGCTGACCCATGGAATTGCCGTGGGATGGCTGTCTCCCTCTCTTCGACTGCTCGGATCTGACGAAAGCCCCCTGGGGGATCCCCTGACCATTACCCAGGCATCCTG GGTTGGATCACTCATCGGCCTAGGCTCGCTGACCGGCAATATAATCTTCGGACTGCTACTCGATCGGTTGGGCCGTAAAGTGTGCATGTATTTCCTGGCCATACCCAATATG ATCTACTGGATCCTTATCTATTCCGCCCAAGACGTTACTTATCTGTATGCTGGTCGATTCCTGGCGGGAATGTCCGGAGGTGGTTGCTACGTCGTATTGCCAATATTCATAGCCGAAATTGCCGACAATAG CGTTCGGGGAGCGTTATCGTCCATGGCCATGATGTTCGTTAGCATCGGTATGATGGTTGGCTTTACATTGGCCTCGTATCTCTCGTACAAACTGATGCCGTGTATTATCGTTGCTCTGCCGGTGGTGTTTATGCTGGCAATTATTGGCTTATCGGAGACACCGCAATATCTGCTGAGACGAGGCCGCGATGACCAGGCCGAGAAGTCTTTCTACTTCTACAAGAATCTAACGCCACCCACTTCCTCCGACAAGGAAGCTTCTAAGCATGACGCGGCTAAAATTGAGTTTGACACATTTCGGCTTCAGGTTCTCAGCGGCGGCGTTACGGAGAGCATTTCTTGGCGAGATTTCA TAAACGTGCCTACACTGAAGATATTCGGCCTGATCTTTGTGCTGATCATCTGCAATCAGCTGTCAGGGAGCTTCGCCATATTCAACTACACATCGCACATTTTTGCGGAGCTGGGCAACAATCTTGATCCGAACACCAGCACCATTGTGGTTGGAGCTGCCCAGCTGGTGGGAATCTTCAGTGCTGTGGTCCTGGTGGACAGACTGGGTCGTCGTGTTCTGCTCCTCACCTCGATGGGTGGAATGGGCTTGGGTGAGCTGTCCATTGCTCTACTAAAGTGCTTCGCCTCGGAGGAATTTCTGAATCAGAATGGATGGCTTCCTTTGCTTATCATGTGCCTTGTGGTCAGCATTGCTTCACTAGGAGTTATTGCCCTgatcttcatcatcatcattgaGCTGCTCCCAGCTAAG ATCCGCTCCATTGGCACCTCCTTGAGCATGGCCACATTTAGCGGATTTATCTTTGTGGCTCTGAAGATCTACCCCACAATGATCTACGATCAGGGCCTGGCTGCCACCATGTTCATGTCGGCGGGCATGTGCCTCTTCGGATTCATTGTCTTGGGACTGTTTCTGCCGGAGACCAAAGGAAAGCTGATGACGCACTGA
- the LOC120453715 gene encoding facilitated trehalose transporter Tret1 isoform X1, protein MTFDSSPPQKLSVFSARYRWQFIATMTEIIQVHIMTLTHGIAVGWLSPSLRLLGSDESPLGDPLTITQASWVGSLIGLGSLTGNIIFGLLLDRLGRKVCMYFLAIPNMIYWILIYSAQDVTYLYAGRFLAGMSGGGCYVVLPIFIAEIADNSVRGALSSMAMMFVSIGMMVGFTLASYLSYKLMPCIIVALPVVFMLAIIGLSETPQYLLRRGRDDQAEKSFYFYKNLTPPTSSDKEASKHDAAKIEFDTFRLQVLSGGVTESISWRDFINVPTLKIFGLIFVLIICNQLSGSFAIFNYTSHIFAELGNNLDPNTSTIVVGAAQLVGIFSAVVLVDRLGRRVLLLTSMGGMGLGELSIALLKCFASEEFLNQNGWLPLLIMCLVVSIASLGVIALIFIIIIELLPAKIRSIGTSLSMATFSGFIFVALKIYPTMIYDQGLAATMFMSAGMCLFGFIVLGLFLPETKGKLMTH, encoded by the exons ATGACTTTTGATTCAAGTCCACCGCAGAAGTTGAGTGTTTTTAGTGCGCGGTACCGATGGCAATTTATTGCCACCATGACGG AAATAATCCAAGTGCATATTATGACGCTGACCCATGGAATTGCCGTGGGATGGCTGTCTCCCTCTCTTCGACTGCTCGGATCTGACGAAAGCCCCCTGGGGGATCCCCTGACCATTACCCAGGCATCCTG GGTTGGATCACTCATCGGCCTAGGCTCGCTGACCGGCAATATAATCTTCGGACTGCTACTCGATCGGTTGGGCCGTAAAGTGTGCATGTATTTCCTGGCCATACCCAATATG ATCTACTGGATCCTTATCTATTCCGCCCAAGACGTTACTTATCTGTATGCTGGTCGATTCCTGGCGGGAATGTCCGGAGGTGGTTGCTACGTCGTATTGCCAATATTCATAGCCGAAATTGCCGACAATAG CGTTCGGGGAGCGTTATCGTCCATGGCCATGATGTTCGTTAGCATCGGTATGATGGTTGGCTTTACATTGGCCTCGTATCTCTCGTACAAACTGATGCCGTGTATTATCGTTGCTCTGCCGGTGGTGTTTATGCTGGCAATTATTGGCTTATCGGAGACACCGCAATATCTGCTGAGACGAGGCCGCGATGACCAGGCCGAGAAGTCTTTCTACTTCTACAAGAATCTAACGCCACCCACTTCCTCCGACAAGGAAGCTTCTAAGCATGACGCGGCTAAAATTGAGTTTGACACATTTCGGCTTCAGGTTCTCAGCGGCGGCGTTACGGAGAGCATTTCTTGGCGAGATTTCA TAAACGTGCCTACACTGAAGATATTCGGCCTGATCTTTGTGCTGATCATCTGCAATCAGCTGTCAGGGAGCTTCGCCATATTCAACTACACATCGCACATTTTTGCGGAGCTGGGCAACAATCTTGATCCGAACACCAGCACCATTGTGGTTGGAGCTGCCCAGCTGGTGGGAATCTTCAGTGCTGTGGTCCTGGTGGACAGACTGGGTCGTCGTGTTCTGCTCCTCACCTCGATGGGTGGAATGGGCTTGGGTGAGCTGTCCATTGCTCTACTAAAGTGCTTCGCCTCGGAGGAATTTCTGAATCAGAATGGATGGCTTCCTTTGCTTATCATGTGCCTTGTGGTCAGCATTGCTTCACTAGGAGTTATTGCCCTgatcttcatcatcatcattgaGCTGCTCCCAGCTAAG ATCCGCTCCATTGGCACCTCCTTGAGCATGGCCACATTTAGCGGATTTATCTTTGTGGCTCTGAAGATCTACCCCACAATGATCTACGATCAGGGCCTGGCTGCCACCATGTTCATGTCGGCGGGCATGTGCCTCTTCGGATTCATTGTCTTGGGACTGTTTCTGCCGGAGACCAAAGGAAAGCTGATGACGCACTGA
- the LOC120451885 gene encoding uncharacterized protein LOC120451885 gives MDISKAESQTPVGERRSANPDYLRTLLQDILCFLVLLSVALLIVAGILFVVEDVSRLQQQHQHQQYHHHHHRHIRPDQIGNDLKGSPIEEAPRELGQIFRPHTWIRFFNCRNKMPQQQQEDVEREAVQFGPKQDAQQIPVDDVPTYHPVIERMPLSAGGDYNKKLDPEPHHFLANNIRT, from the exons atggACATTTCCAAGGCCGAGAGTCAAACGCCCGTCGGCGAGCGTCGATCTGCGAATCCTGATTATCTGAGAACCCTGCTGCAGGACATCCTGTGTTTCTTGGTCCTGCTCTCGGTGGCTTTACTGATTGTGGCTGGCATTTTGTTTGTGGTGGAGGACGTGAGCCGTCTCcagcaacagcaccaacaccagcagtaccaccaccaccatcatcgCCACATACGTCCGGATCAGATAGGCAATGACTTAAAAGGATCGCCCATCGAGGAGGCACCGAGAGAGCTGGGTCAAATTTTCCGACCGCACACATGGATTCGATTCTTCAACTGCAGGAATAAGATGCctcaacagcaacaggaagATGTTGAAAGGGAAGCAGTACAGTTTGGCCCAAAGCAGGACGCGCAGCAGATCCCGGTAGATGATGTTCCAACCTATCACCCTGTCATAGAACGTATGCCGCTGAGCGCTGGCGGAGACTACAACAAAAAACTGGATCCGGAACCCCACCATTTTCTGGCCA ATAATATTAGGACCTAA
- the LOC120450850 gene encoding uncharacterized protein LOC120450850 — MPPCTLRQRGMAYIPRRDKNREKDVLAPKPVHPRSLRFHGFFGMSYVHQHVMVDERWTPNSLTEQFKGMTDLLTRRLVFKNHESKANRQRYFRENKRLKLQCRDGRTKLQNILVNDNTHKIRNFLINHKPLQRLYQKMPIHLVVDNINQRTFVMRKERDRLEFRLDQLKQHYKEQLLRRALLQNRIKYQNEFILDEELKSRVFLKKIENSNVRLKAIKTINNTYKKMIQVLVHDEIFYEPILRSLSSDMDDQSNFIKHILFLGMPAIAKFKELNDEFRNMEEKSRKNLQHKLQMLSALKKPAGTSIVNFNKPKEAAPTTNLKRYVRETQSMMILKLELKAVEKTIKEVKFVTLCSQAKEIYPRMKSQVDNNDKLHRMIVNDMLAHEMLETKMKCASVLKGVLINNLSEEEINRLERIKDLKKTLHNDIQFEQDTLQHLKNRADAYVMLRVSIWNLLEILRHIDRQPKLLRAQYPNSYLKLPLLKFEMLNMRAAAPEIFEENIDNIMHMVKRKIYKLMKAYAVELKPATIKRNVEEYHADFLASLDMYEPVDNEEQAPTAPEDDILQENKTMANVPNRKQIKAQSAKLVEELAKRDEM; from the exons ATGCCGCCGTGTACTTTGCGCCAGAGAGGTATGGCCTATATACCACGTCGGGACAAGAACCGAGAGAAGGATGTCCTGGCCCCGAAGCCTGTGCATCCGCGCTCCTTGCGCTTTCATGGATTTTTTGGCATGTCATACGTCCATCAGCATGTGATGGTGGATGAGCGATGGACACCCAACTCTCTAACGGAGCAGTTTAAGGGAATGACCGACCTGTTGA CGCGTCGTTTGGTGTTTAAGAATCATGAGTCGAAGGCCAATCGCCAGCGGTACTTTCGAGAGAACAAGCGCCTAAAGTTGCAATGTCGAGATGGTCGCACAAAATTACAGAATATTTTGGTCAACGACAACACCCATAAGATCCGCAACTTTCTCATCAACCATAAGCCGCTGCAGAGACTGTACCAGAAGATGCCAATTCATTTGGTAGTGGACAACATTAATCAGCGAACCTTTGTGATGAGAAAGGAACGTGATCGTTTGGAGTTTCGCTTAGATCAATTGAAGCAGCATTACAAGGAGCAGCTG CTGCGAAGGGCACTTCTACAAAATCGCATCAAGTACCAGAACGAATTTATTCTCGACGAGGAGCTGAAGTCCCGAGTTTTTCTAAAGAAGATTGAAAATTCGAATGTACGCCTAAAGGCGATCAAAACGATCAACAATACTTATAAAAAGATGATACAGGTGCTCGTTCATGACGAGATTTTTTATGAACCCATCTTGCGCTCCCTTAGCAGTGACATGGATGATCAATCTAACTTCATCAAACATATCCTGTTCCTAGGCATGCCGGCGATCGCCAAGTTCAAGGAGTTAAACGATGAGTTCCGAAATATGGAAGAGAAATCCCGAAAAAACCTGCAGCATAAATTGCAAATGCTGTCTGCTTTAAAGAAACCAGCAGGTACATCAATTGTTAATTTCAACAAGCCCAAGGAGGCGGCTCCTACGACAAATCTAAAGCGATATGTTCGCGAAACTCAGAGCATGATGATCCTAAAACTGGAGCTTAAGGCTGTGGAAAAGACTATCAAGGAGGTCAAGTTTGTAACACTTTGTTCGCAGGCCAAGGAAATTTATCCGCG AATGAAGAGCCAGGTGGACAACAACGATAAACTACATCGCATGATTGTTAATGACATGTTAGCTCATGAAATGCTGGAAACCAAGATGAAGTGCGCCAGTGTCTTGAAAGGTGTCCTTATCAACAATCTCTCAGAGGAAGAGATTAA TCGCTTGGAGCGCATCAAGGACTTAAAGAAGACGCTTCACAATGACATCCAATTTGAACAAGATACTTTGCAACATCTTAAGAATAGAGCTGATGCATATGTTATGTTAAG AGTAAGCATTTGGAATTTATTGGAGATTCTTCGTCACATTGATCGCCAGCCCAAATTACTTCGTGCCCAGTATCCAAACTCGTACTTGAAGCTCCCCTTGCTTAAATTCGAAATGCTGAACATGAGGGCCGCTGCCCCAGAGATTTTCGAGGAGAATA TTGATAACATAATGCACATGGTGAAGCGTAAGATCTACAAGCTGATGAAGGCTTATGCAGTTGAGCTCAAGCCTGCGACCATCAAACGAAATGTCGAGGAGTACCATGCCGACTTCTTGGCCAGCTTAGATATGTACGAGCCGGTGGATAATGAAGAGCAGGCTCCAACAGCTCCCGAGGATGACATCCTGCAGGAGAACAAGACCATGGCCAATGTGCCCAACCGCAAACAAATCAAGGCACAGAGTGCTAAGCTTGTGGAGGAGCTGGCCAAACGGGatgaaatgtaa